The Oxyura jamaicensis isolate SHBP4307 breed ruddy duck chromosome 28, BPBGC_Ojam_1.0, whole genome shotgun sequence genome contains a region encoding:
- the HAUS8 gene encoding HAUS augmin-like complex subunit 8 codes for MSSQGNSSRAAVADGEESEKKRKGGRIVKSRYLQYEKKEPKKDTTASSFSKSTSNASSAVKPKSVPTPQKCKTSAGVASGSLNQSCFEKSDLQSTLLDGDKITRPDLDLSAINEKTTLKKTPGSKSSCKKDTGTHGKKQKSKCDPDVLMEVLGSQTLILTYLRVKAGEDVAELEKKAEENLLMLCEEKEREQEKLYELKREVLLKEREQRLEEALDKQMEVLSPLVSILGRFKEQYKSFAASLDATRHELPMRNIHIEGDRPTYLDEMQKQLTITQELLAEVMPSYSEESAKTCSVLKDVKDVSQELDKELQRSFAQVQNLSYEVSKEISLHNQSICEDNYGLDVVKHWYFN; via the exons ATGTCCTCGCAGGGGAACAGCTCCAGGGCGGCGGTGGCGGACGGGGAAGAGTCCGAGAAGAAGCGGAAAG GAGGAAGAATCGTGAAGTCCCGCTACCTGCAGTACGAAAAGAAAGAACCCAAGAAG GATACTACAGCAAGTTCCTTTTCAAAGTCGACTTCTAACGCGTCTTCTGCAGTTAAGCCAAAATCGGTTCCTACTCCTCAGAAATGTAAAACTTCTGCTG GTGTTGCTTCTGGTTCACTAAATCAAAGTTGTTTTGAGAAGAGTGATTTGCAGTCCACGTTATTAGATGGAGATAAAATTACTAGACCAGACCTTGATCTTTCAGCTATTAACG AGAAAACTACACTTAAAAAGACTCCTGGTTCAAAATCTTCTTGCAAAAAAGATACGGGgacacatggaaaaaaacagaaatcg aaatgtgatCCTGATGTTCTGATGGAAGTGCTGGGATCTCAGACACTGATTTTAACTTACCTCAGAGTAAAG GCTGGAGAAGATGTTGCTGAGCTtgagaaaaaagcagaagaaaacttgtTAATGTTGtgtgaagaaaaggagagagaacagGAGAAGCTCTATGAGTTGAAGCGCGAGGTTCTGCTcaaagagagagagcagagacTTGAAGAGGCATTAGACAAACAG ATGGAAGTACTTTCTCCTCTTGTTTCCATTTTGGGACGGTTTAAAGAGCAATACAAAAGCTTTGCAGCTTCCCTGGATGCTACTAGGCATGAATTACCCATGAGGAATATTCACATAGAGGGAGATAGGCCAACATACCTAG ATGAAATGCAAAAGCAGTTAACCATCACACAGGAACTTCTGGCAGAAGTTATGCCAAGCTACTCAGAAGAAAGTGCAAAAACATGCAGTGTACTGAAAGATGTTAAAGATGTATCTCAAGAACTGGATAAAGAGCTTCAAAG GAGCTTCGCCCAAGTGCAGAACCTGTCATATGAAGTTAGTAAAGAAATTTCACTGCATAATCAAAGTATATGTGAAGACAATTATGGACTAGATGTTGTGAAACACTGGTACTTCAACTAa